One Moorella sp. E308F genomic region harbors:
- a CDS encoding TIGR02391 family protein, translated as MTTVRPFTNAQIERLARLLGECGTGSEISQVLRERGLVDKSGESTKWRRLYWVFQHYQNEYKCANHVLDFIRAFLATVRFVDQPQKFEEHRQELNKILLFSGLEYGPDGQFRQVNMVTTLDEAEERVETIRAKLKGRSVHPKVLKYCRAELMQDNYFHAVFEATKGLAQRIRDMTGVQLDGAALIDHVFAIDRPLLALNSLRTESEKSEHKGFALLLKGCFGAIRNPRAHEPKILWKGEDDAVDYLTLLSLLHRKLDDAVLVREGGQP; from the coding sequence ATGACCACGGTCCGACCATTTACCAATGCTCAGATTGAAAGACTTGCACGCTTACTCGGTGAATGCGGCACAGGCAGTGAGATTTCCCAAGTGCTTCGGGAACGGGGACTGGTTGACAAATCCGGCGAATCCACGAAGTGGCGGCGCCTTTACTGGGTATTTCAACATTACCAGAATGAGTACAAGTGTGCCAATCACGTGCTTGATTTCATACGCGCATTCCTCGCTACAGTACGATTTGTTGATCAGCCGCAGAAGTTCGAGGAACATCGACAAGAACTCAACAAGATCTTGCTTTTCTCTGGCTTAGAGTACGGGCCCGATGGGCAGTTCCGACAAGTGAACATGGTGACAACACTGGACGAGGCAGAAGAACGCGTAGAGACCATCCGAGCGAAGTTAAAGGGCCGTAGTGTGCACCCAAAGGTGTTAAAGTACTGCCGAGCCGAACTAATGCAGGACAATTACTTCCATGCCGTGTTCGAAGCAACGAAAGGGCTTGCCCAACGTATCCGGGACATGACGGGCGTTCAGTTGGACGGCGCGGCACTCATTGATCATGTTTTCGCTATCGACCGACCTCTGCTCGCTCTGAATTCGCTCCGAACAGAAAGCGAAAAGTCGGAGCACAAGGGCTTCGCGTTACTGCTGAAAGGTTGCTTTGGCGCAATCCGGAACCCACGGGCTCACGAGCCAAAGATTCTGTGGAAAGGAGAAGACGACGCTGTAGACTACCTTACACTCCTCTCTTTGTTGCATCGCAAGCTGGATGATGCCGTGCTAGTTCGTGAAGGAGGTCAGCCATGA
- a CDS encoding restriction endonuclease subunit S, which yields MIRTLTPYAAYKGSGVPWLGKVPVHWEVKPVKRHYDIQLGKMLQTRPNSPDDIEVPYLKAQHIQWFSVRTSDAPRMWASPRDIQQFGITAGDLLVCEGGEGGRCGIVKEIPEGFIIQNALHRVRPRDHCRNDYLQYVMSVIATTGWFDALTNKATIAHFTREKFGALYIPIPSPDEQTAIVRFLDYMDRRIRRYIRAKQKLVKLLEEYKQTLIHQAVTGKIDVRTGQPYPAYKDSGVEWLGEVPEHWEVRRLKTVVDHINEQTSTKNDEDLYIALEHVESWTGRLLVPSGEAQFDSQVKRFRAGDVLFGKLRPYLAKVVRPKQSGVCVGEFFVLRARPVVAPHYLEVVLRSAPAIDFVNSSTYGAKMPRADWTFVGAMLFPLPPLPEQSAIVEYLDAQTTKIDAAIAAARREIELLREYRTRLISDVVTGKVDVREVAARLPEEPAEEEAELEDTEETAEGEAADNEAAAETFSEEEVEP from the coding sequence ATGATACGCACCCTGACCCCCTACGCCGCCTATAAAGGCTCCGGCGTGCCCTGGCTTGGCAAGGTGCCGGTGCATTGGGAGGTCAAGCCGGTAAAGCGTCATTACGACATTCAACTTGGAAAAATGCTGCAAACAAGACCGAATAGCCCAGACGATATTGAGGTTCCTTATCTTAAGGCACAACATATTCAGTGGTTTTCGGTGAGAACATCAGATGCACCAAGGATGTGGGCCAGTCCACGAGATATCCAACAATTTGGTATCACTGCTGGCGATCTTCTTGTATGCGAAGGGGGTGAAGGAGGGCGTTGCGGAATTGTGAAAGAAATACCAGAGGGATTCATTATTCAGAATGCACTGCATCGTGTTCGCCCACGTGATCATTGTCGGAACGACTACTTGCAGTATGTCATGAGCGTTATTGCGACAACCGGTTGGTTTGACGCTCTTACCAACAAGGCTACAATCGCGCACTTTACAAGGGAGAAGTTTGGTGCCCTGTACATCCCGATCCCTTCACCCGATGAACAAACCGCCATCGTCCGCTTTCTCGATTACATGGACCGGCGGATTCGGCGATATATTCGAGCCAAGCAGAAACTGGTCAAACTTCTGGAGGAGTACAAGCAGACCCTCATCCACCAGGCCGTCACCGGCAAGATCGACGTCCGCACCGGCCAGCCCTACCCGGCGTACAAGGACTCGGGCGTGGAGTGGCTGGGCGAGGTGCCGGAGCATTGGGAGGTGCGGCGGCTGAAAACGGTAGTCGATCATATTAACGAGCAGACGAGTACCAAGAACGATGAGGATCTCTACATAGCATTGGAGCACGTTGAGAGTTGGACAGGTCGCCTTCTGGTGCCATCCGGAGAAGCACAATTTGACAGTCAAGTGAAGCGCTTCCGAGCTGGAGATGTTCTTTTCGGAAAGCTCAGGCCATATCTTGCTAAGGTTGTTCGTCCCAAACAGAGTGGCGTCTGCGTTGGTGAGTTTTTTGTTTTGCGCGCAAGGCCCGTTGTTGCACCCCACTATCTAGAGGTGGTTCTGCGATCGGCACCAGCTATTGATTTTGTAAACAGCTCGACTTACGGTGCCAAGATGCCCCGGGCCGATTGGACGTTCGTCGGGGCAATGCTGTTTCCCCTTCCTCCCCTCCCCGAACAATCCGCCATCGTGGAGTACCTCGACGCCCAGACGACCAAGATCGACGCTGCCATTGCTGCCGCTCGCCGCGAAATCGAACTCCTGCGCGAATACCGCACCCGCCTCATTTCCGACGTCGTCACCGGCAAGGTGGATGTGCGCGAGGTCGCGGCGCGGCTGCCAGAGGAGCCAGCTGAGGAGGAAGCTGAGTTGGAGGACACAGAGGAGACAGCGGAAGGTGAGGCGGCAGATAATGAGGCCGCTGCAGAAACTTTCTCTGAGGAGGAAGTTGAACCATGA